A single region of the Gemmatimonadaceae bacterium genome encodes:
- the rodA gene encoding rod shape-determining protein RodA, with protein sequence MRRIVADYPLVITALLLSLFGVAMVYSAGQTDTPTAVMRVYRSQLLWLLVGMLGAYGISRSSVRFIEWVTVPAYWLSIALLALTLVIGAGAGTAASTKSWLAIGGVRIGQPSELAKVTVVLMLARILAARREPPKSILDLWWPALVVAIPWVIIMLQPDLGTGIVFIGIFFGMLYWSGVAWPLLLLLASPVVSLILSFSTGLWGAWFLVLLALVLYYRPYLVEGIVLMVANIATGVIAPILWEKLAPYQQNRLRVFIDPSADPRASGYHVIQSKIAIGSGGLFGKGFTLGTQKRLAFLPEQHTDFIFAVVGEEMGFIGVTIVLTLFLVLFLRVTQIAGRANDSFSSLVAFGLMASWFVHVLVNVGMTLNLMPITGIPLPFFSYGGSFMLASWLAIGILMRISGEGRGKAAFKKS encoded by the coding sequence ATGCGACGCATAGTCGCGGACTATCCGCTCGTCATCACGGCGCTTCTGCTCTCGCTGTTCGGTGTGGCGATGGTCTATTCCGCCGGCCAGACCGATACACCTACTGCGGTCATGCGCGTCTACCGATCCCAGCTGCTCTGGCTCCTCGTCGGTATGCTCGGCGCGTACGGCATCAGCCGCTCGTCGGTGCGCTTCATCGAATGGGTGACGGTGCCGGCCTACTGGCTGTCGATCGCTCTGCTCGCGTTGACTCTCGTCATCGGCGCCGGAGCCGGCACCGCGGCGAGCACCAAGAGCTGGCTCGCAATCGGCGGAGTTCGAATCGGGCAACCCTCCGAGTTGGCAAAGGTCACAGTGGTCCTGATGCTTGCGAGGATCCTGGCTGCGAGGCGCGAGCCGCCGAAATCGATTCTCGACTTGTGGTGGCCCGCGCTCGTCGTGGCGATTCCATGGGTCATCATCATGCTTCAGCCTGACCTGGGCACCGGCATCGTCTTCATCGGGATCTTTTTTGGCATGCTGTACTGGTCGGGAGTAGCGTGGCCGCTGCTGCTCCTGCTTGCAAGTCCCGTCGTGAGTCTCATCCTGTCGTTCAGTACCGGGCTGTGGGGAGCGTGGTTTCTGGTGCTCCTCGCGCTCGTGCTGTACTACAGGCCGTACCTGGTCGAAGGCATCGTGTTGATGGTCGCCAACATCGCGACCGGCGTAATTGCCCCGATTCTCTGGGAGAAGCTCGCCCCGTACCAGCAGAACCGACTACGGGTGTTCATCGATCCTTCGGCTGACCCGCGCGCGTCGGGATACCACGTCATCCAGTCGAAGATCGCAATCGGATCCGGCGGGCTGTTCGGAAAAGGGTTTACACTCGGAACGCAGAAGCGACTGGCGTTTCTTCCCGAGCAGCACACCGATTTCATTTTTGCGGTTGTCGGTGAGGAGATGGGATTCATCGGGGTGACCATCGTGCTCACCCTGTTCCTCGTTCTCTTTCTGCGTGTCACGCAGATCGCGGGGCGCGCGAACGATTCCTTCAGCTCACTCGTTGCGTTCGGTTTGATGGCGAGCTGGTTCGTGCACGTGCTGGTGAATGTCGGCATGACGCTGAACCTGATGCCGATCACGGGTATTCCGCTTCCGTTTTTCAGTTACGGCGGATCGTTCATGCTCGCGAGCTGGCTCGCGATCGGGATACTGATGCGGATCTCGGGAGAAGGGCGAGGCAAGGCGGCGTTCAAGAAGAGCTAA
- a CDS encoding four helix bundle protein, translating into MADFKKLHVWRKAHALALNTDHVAAKIRPRRHSSLRNQMSRAAMSIGANIVEGRGKASEAEFARYLRSSVNSASELEYHLLVAHDLKAMSTKHYAKLTAQTIEVRKMLYGLLDRINDRKAEKDKGDDKSRPQDESSS; encoded by the coding sequence ATGGCGGATTTCAAGAAACTTCATGTTTGGCGTAAAGCTCACGCCTTAGCGCTCAACACAGATCATGTCGCAGCGAAGATACGCCCACGAAGGCATTCATCCCTGCGAAATCAGATGAGTCGCGCCGCGATGTCGATCGGCGCCAACATTGTTGAAGGAAGAGGAAAAGCCAGTGAGGCCGAATTCGCGCGCTACCTTCGAAGCTCTGTTAACTCGGCAAGTGAGCTCGAATATCATTTACTCGTTGCGCACGACCTCAAAGCCATGTCGACAAAGCACTATGCGAAGCTAACCGCGCAAACTATCGAGGTTCGTAAGATGCTTTACGGATTATTGGATCGTATCAACGATCGGAAAGCGGAAAAGGACAAGGGAGATGACAAGTCGCGCCCGCAAGATGAGTCATCGTCGTAG
- the accD gene encoding acetyl-CoA carboxylase, carboxyltransferase subunit beta, protein MAWFRKEKKPRQPRREKHEIPPDAWDKCVKCGHTDLTEKFERNLNVCPNCDHHRRIRAIEYVNLLLDEGTSEETETEIRSTDPLGFPEYPQRLDKAVSKSGDGDAILTFTGRLLELPVCLGVMDFAFMGGSMGSVVGEKIARLGQKALERKFSLILVSASGGARMQEGVLSLMQMAKAAAMLSQLAERRIPYVSILTNPTTGGVSASYAMLGDAILAEPGAVIGFAGPRVIKQTIGQDLPDGFQTSEFLLEHGMVDAVVSRKDLKPTVGQLLRHMSGKPAATGWTAA, encoded by the coding sequence ATGGCCTGGTTTCGCAAGGAAAAGAAGCCCCGGCAGCCGCGGCGCGAGAAGCACGAGATCCCGCCCGACGCGTGGGACAAGTGCGTGAAATGCGGGCACACCGACCTCACTGAAAAGTTCGAGCGGAACCTGAACGTCTGCCCGAACTGCGACCATCACCGGCGCATCCGGGCCATCGAGTACGTGAATCTCCTGCTCGATGAAGGAACCTCCGAGGAAACCGAAACCGAGATCCGATCGACCGACCCGCTCGGCTTTCCGGAGTATCCGCAACGCCTCGACAAAGCGGTGTCGAAATCCGGCGATGGCGACGCGATCCTTACCTTCACCGGTAGGCTGCTCGAGCTCCCTGTTTGTCTTGGCGTCATGGATTTCGCGTTCATGGGCGGATCCATGGGCTCTGTCGTCGGTGAGAAAATCGCGCGTCTCGGTCAGAAAGCTCTGGAGCGGAAGTTCTCGCTGATTCTCGTCTCGGCGTCGGGTGGCGCGCGCATGCAGGAGGGGGTGCTCTCGCTGATGCAGATGGCCAAGGCCGCGGCGATGTTGTCGCAGCTTGCAGAGCGACGCATACCATACGTGTCGATTCTCACGAACCCGACGACGGGTGGAGTGAGCGCGAGCTACGCCATGCTTGGCGATGCGATTCTCGCGGAGCCCGGCGCTGTCATCGGGTTTGCCGGTCCGCGCGTCATCAAGCAGACAATCGGACAGGATCTGCCCGACGGGTTCCAGACCTCCGAGTTTCTCCTCGAGCACGGAATGGTCGATGCCGTCGTTTCACGGAAGGATCTCAAGCCCACCGTCGGTCAGCTTCTCCGGCATATGAGCGGCAAGCCCGCCGCCACGGGGTGGACAGCGGCCTGA
- a CDS encoding folylpolyglutamate synthase/dihydrofolate synthase family protein, producing the protein MDSGLTSYRSALDELFARTGSTAKFGLDRTHAFLALLGNPHRRFPSFHIAGTNGKGSVVATLDTLLRAKGLSVGRYTSPHLVDFRERIVVDEKQIAEDQVLDFIQRWQGDFERLGATFFEITTALAFEHFASRDVDVGLVETGLGGRLDSTNVIMPVVAGVTSIGIDHVDYLGDSLEGIAAEKAGIFKRDVPAVFGPAAYAARATLVSVAHAAGATPVLQSTELYRPINVRVDWTGTTFDVERGGESATLTTGLAGDHQAINACTALAMLDAAGAPYRTSLTEAGHSLPGLKLPGRFQRVGKFVLDVAHNPDGIRALMSTLDSVKPARPIVAVLGVLRDKDWREMMRSLCPVVDATIVTTPASASAERVWDATEALKFGREGGWSVTLVPEVAEAVERAASEAATVVVTGSFHTVGDASLFGGLR; encoded by the coding sequence GTGGACAGCGGCCTGACGAGCTACCGCAGCGCACTCGACGAACTCTTCGCGCGCACCGGCAGCACCGCCAAGTTTGGACTGGACCGCACGCATGCGTTCCTCGCGCTGCTCGGCAATCCGCACCGTCGCTTTCCCTCGTTCCACATCGCCGGGACAAACGGCAAGGGAAGCGTCGTGGCTACGCTCGACACGCTGCTGCGTGCGAAGGGATTGAGCGTCGGACGCTACACATCGCCGCATCTGGTGGATTTTCGTGAGCGCATCGTCGTCGACGAGAAGCAGATCGCCGAGGACCAGGTTCTGGATTTCATTCAACGCTGGCAAGGCGACTTCGAACGTCTGGGAGCTACTTTTTTCGAGATCACGACAGCGCTTGCGTTCGAGCATTTCGCGTCGCGCGATGTAGACGTCGGCCTCGTCGAGACAGGACTTGGCGGACGCCTCGATTCGACGAACGTCATCATGCCCGTTGTAGCCGGGGTTACGTCGATAGGCATCGATCACGTCGACTATCTGGGTGATTCTCTCGAAGGCATTGCCGCCGAGAAAGCCGGCATCTTCAAACGGGATGTACCGGCCGTGTTCGGTCCGGCGGCCTACGCAGCACGCGCCACGCTTGTCTCTGTGGCGCACGCCGCTGGGGCGACACCGGTCCTTCAGTCAACCGAGCTCTACCGCCCCATCAATGTTCGTGTGGACTGGACCGGGACGACATTCGATGTCGAGCGCGGCGGTGAATCCGCAACTCTCACGACGGGGCTTGCTGGAGACCATCAGGCGATCAACGCCTGCACGGCGCTCGCGATGCTCGATGCTGCGGGTGCTCCGTACCGAACGAGTCTGACTGAGGCAGGGCATTCGCTGCCTGGATTGAAACTCCCCGGCAGATTTCAGCGAGTGGGCAAATTCGTCCTCGATGTTGCTCACAACCCTGACGGAATTCGCGCGCTCATGTCGACACTCGATTCCGTCAAGCCGGCGCGCCCCATCGTTGCGGTGCTCGGAGTTCTTCGCGACAAGGACTGGAGAGAGATGATGAGATCCCTCTGTCCCGTGGTGGACGCCACCATCGTGACGACACCAGCCAGCGCTTCAGCGGAGCGTGTCTGGGATGCCACCGAAGCGCTGAAGTTCGGCAGGGAAGGCGGATGGTCGGTGACGCTGGTTCCCGAGGTTGCGGAGGCAGTGGAGCGTGCCGCCAGCGAGGCAGCCACGGTTGTCGTCACCGGCTCGTTTCACACTGTGGGCGACGCGAGCTTGTTCGGCGGACTCAGGTAA
- the hisS gene encoding histidine--tRNA ligase, whose protein sequence is MAQRALPGFRDFYPEQLAERAYLMSVWRQVMHRYAFVEFDGPPLESLDIYRKKSGDELVGQLYAFTDKGDREVALRPEMTPTLARMVAARASSLRKPVRWFSIPQLFRYERQQKGRLREHFQLNADIVGEAGIAADAELLAAALDVMRTLGLGSADVVARVSDRRLLQSLLLNAGVTEADLPALYTVIDKYEPDGGEGSRMKLERAVGNGAIADSVDSILACRDVASLLKHYGDLPGTGEHIERMRQYLRYVADLGFGEWVQLDLTIVRGLAYYTGTVFELFDTAGEMRAICGGGRYDKLLETVGGVDLPALGFGMGDVVLGDLLKSRDLIPATVPRLDFWVASDDESLTGDVMRIAGELRRRDVSVEYALHPQQLARQLKSAAAAGARRVVILKRDRFVLREVTVRDLLVGTERTLQVEELMSTLHSQLNG, encoded by the coding sequence ATGGCGCAACGGGCGTTACCGGGATTCCGCGATTTCTACCCTGAGCAGCTGGCGGAGCGCGCTTATCTCATGAGCGTCTGGCGCCAGGTGATGCACCGTTACGCGTTCGTCGAGTTCGACGGGCCTCCACTCGAGTCACTCGACATCTATCGAAAGAAGAGCGGGGACGAGCTCGTCGGACAGCTTTACGCCTTCACCGACAAGGGCGATCGTGAAGTCGCTCTCCGACCGGAGATGACTCCGACACTCGCGCGAATGGTCGCCGCCCGCGCAAGCTCGCTCCGCAAGCCGGTCCGGTGGTTTTCGATTCCGCAGCTCTTCCGTTATGAGCGTCAACAGAAAGGGCGACTGCGTGAGCATTTCCAGCTCAATGCCGACATCGTCGGCGAGGCGGGAATCGCCGCGGACGCCGAGCTGCTGGCAGCGGCACTGGACGTGATGCGTACTCTTGGACTCGGTTCTGCGGACGTCGTTGCCCGCGTCTCTGACCGGCGGCTCCTCCAGTCGCTGCTTCTCAACGCCGGCGTAACGGAAGCCGATCTTCCGGCTCTCTACACGGTGATCGACAAGTACGAGCCCGACGGTGGCGAGGGCTCGCGCATGAAGCTCGAGCGAGCCGTGGGAAACGGAGCCATCGCAGACAGCGTGGACTCGATTCTTGCCTGCCGCGATGTCGCATCACTGCTGAAGCATTATGGCGATCTTCCGGGCACCGGCGAGCATATCGAGCGGATGCGACAGTATCTGCGGTACGTTGCCGACCTCGGGTTTGGAGAATGGGTTCAGCTCGATCTGACTATCGTGCGCGGGCTTGCGTATTACACCGGCACCGTTTTCGAGCTGTTCGATACTGCCGGCGAAATGCGCGCGATCTGCGGTGGGGGACGGTACGACAAGCTGCTGGAGACGGTCGGAGGTGTGGACCTGCCGGCGCTCGGCTTCGGGATGGGCGACGTCGTGCTCGGCGATCTGCTGAAGTCGAGAGACCTCATTCCAGCCACGGTGCCCAGACTCGATTTCTGGGTGGCGTCGGATGACGAGTCTCTCACCGGCGACGTGATGAGAATTGCCGGCGAGCTCCGCCGCCGAGATGTGAGTGTCGAGTACGCGCTGCACCCGCAGCAGCTGGCCAGGCAGCTCAAGTCGGCTGCTGCAGCCGGTGCGCGACGCGTCGTCATCCTGAAGCGCGATCGATTCGTGTTGCGCGAAGTAACCGTCCGCGATCTCCTCGTCGGGACGGAGCGGACGCTCCAGGTCGAGGAGCTCATGAGTACCTTGCATTCACAGTTAAATGGCTGA